A DNA window from Prochlorococcus marinus XMU1406 contains the following coding sequences:
- a CDS encoding hemagglutinin, which produces MELRFFPINIFRETPKVTFFDAGIDSSNGSDVVIHSGEAISPPDDLKDEQYYIHNHQIDHNLVITGERKFVLINPSWDEPHHVIYLNRSMGALEIPIGTYHRSISSKEGSIVLNQPKRDKFFDPTKEFIPQKLDKINLVKARRSPPVYWIYENNKIKRVYFNPLERKVKTLV; this is translated from the coding sequence ATGGAATTAAGATTCTTCCCAATAAATATTTTTAGAGAGACTCCAAAAGTCACATTCTTCGATGCCGGCATAGATAGTTCTAATGGTTCTGATGTTGTGATCCATTCTGGGGAAGCTATATCTCCTCCAGATGATTTAAAAGATGAGCAATATTACATTCACAATCATCAAATTGACCACAATTTAGTTATCACTGGAGAAAGGAAATTTGTTTTAATAAATCCTTCCTGGGATGAACCTCATCATGTGATTTATTTAAATAGATCTATGGGAGCATTAGAAATTCCTATAGGAACTTATCACAGATCTATCTCAAGTAAAGAAGGTAGTATTGTTTTAAACCAACCCAAAAGAGATAAATTTTTTGATCCTACTAAAGAATTTATCCCTCAAAAATTAGACAAAATTAATTTAGTTAAGGCAAGAAGAAGTCCGCCTGTTTATTGGATTTACGAAAATAACAAAATCAAAAGAGTCTATTTTAATCCTCTAGAAAGAAAAGTTAAAACTCTTGTTTGA
- a CDS encoding phosphoesterase, giving the protein MIERWALVSGLKGDLDTYELIQKDLKRTPGNITLFVLGDMIGPERNCNRLLHRLINPKSNDLQPWCIYGWWEEQILLESGYRGDQRAEALRIKKGEEVVKSLTNAVDKSFFDWIAALQFGFVELDCGLIHGSSKDIGENLTLDTPPLTLLDRLTRLQVNRLFTARSKEQFHLELTEGTVNSEVEDLNGNRKKEQKVPQKAVIGIGAGKNYTLYDVGTDNTQFVQAGYKSEKRIKGFGML; this is encoded by the coding sequence ATGATAGAACGCTGGGCACTCGTAAGTGGTCTTAAAGGGGATCTAGATACTTATGAACTTATTCAAAAAGACTTAAAAAGAACTCCAGGTAATATAACTCTTTTTGTTTTGGGGGATATGATAGGTCCTGAAAGAAACTGTAATAGGCTTCTCCATAGGTTAATTAATCCAAAAAGTAATGATTTACAACCATGGTGTATATATGGTTGGTGGGAAGAACAAATCCTCTTGGAAAGTGGTTACCGTGGGGATCAAAGAGCTGAAGCTTTGAGAATAAAAAAGGGTGAAGAAGTAGTTAAGTCTCTTACGAATGCTGTAGACAAATCATTTTTTGATTGGATAGCAGCACTTCAATTTGGATTTGTTGAACTTGATTGTGGCTTAATTCACGGAAGCTCAAAAGATATTGGCGAAAATTTAACACTAGATACGCCGCCACTGACACTCCTTGATAGACTTACACGTCTTCAGGTAAACAGATTATTTACTGCAAGAAGCAAAGAACAGTTTCATTTGGAATTGACAGAGGGAACTGTTAATTCTGAAGTAGAAGATTTAAATGGAAATCGTAAGAAAGAGCAGAAAGTTCCGCAAAAAGCTGTTATTGGTATTGGGGCAGGAAAAAATTATACTCTTTATGATGTAGGGACTGATAATACTCAATTCGTACAAGCAGGATATAAATCAGAAAAAAGAATTAAGGGATTTGGAATGCTTTAG
- a CDS encoding LOG family protein: MKKYISPSNNLKNLNLIINSDTYKLAHEDIGLLRRNEMRGVRMLLEITKPDLILEENKILSTIIIFGGATITEESNIKKRIENIEELIKKNHKSILLKRNLNRLENLLLMSHYYQSAREFSKLASISNQNKNCNSHVIVTGGGPGIMEAANRGAFEANCKSIGLNISLPNEQIPNSFITPGLCFKFNYFALRKIHFVMRSVAAVFFPGGFGTLDELFELLTLCQTGMKTKIPIILFGREYWNRIINFEYLADLGLIEDEHLNLFQYADTASEAWKIIKSSKSQPRKIQADLITNVKED; the protein is encoded by the coding sequence ATGAAAAAATATATATCCCCTAGTAATAATTTAAAAAACCTGAATTTAATTATTAATTCTGATACTTATAAATTGGCTCACGAAGATATTGGTCTACTACGCCGAAATGAAATGCGTGGAGTTAGGATGCTTCTTGAAATTACTAAACCAGATTTAATCCTTGAAGAAAATAAAATTCTTTCAACCATAATTATTTTTGGAGGCGCAACCATTACAGAAGAATCAAATATAAAAAAGAGAATTGAAAATATAGAAGAGTTAATTAAAAAAAATCATAAATCGATACTTCTAAAACGAAATTTAAATAGATTAGAAAATTTGCTTCTAATGAGTCATTACTATCAATCCGCAAGAGAGTTTTCTAAACTTGCTTCAATTAGTAATCAAAATAAAAACTGTAATTCTCACGTGATTGTGACAGGTGGGGGGCCTGGGATTATGGAAGCTGCCAATAGAGGTGCATTTGAAGCAAATTGTAAATCTATAGGGTTAAATATCAGTCTTCCTAATGAGCAAATCCCTAATTCTTTTATAACACCAGGTCTTTGCTTTAAGTTTAATTATTTTGCATTAAGAAAGATCCATTTTGTCATGCGATCAGTGGCTGCTGTATTTTTCCCTGGAGGTTTTGGAACGCTAGATGAATTATTTGAACTATTGACACTTTGTCAAACAGGAATGAAAACTAAAATCCCAATCATACTTTTTGGTAGAGAGTATTGGAATAGGATAATTAACTTTGAATATTTAGCTGATCTTGGATTAATTGAAGATGAACATTTAAATCTTTTCCAATATGCAGACACTGCATCAGAAGCATGGAAAATTATCAAATCATCAAAAAGCCAGCCTAGAAAAATACAAGCTGACTTGATAACAAATGTAAAAGAAGATTGA
- a CDS encoding 3-phosphoshikimate 1-carboxyvinyltransferase codes for MSSMQRQELILKKMKERGIEVGSGIPNKKYYSKEVYELIHIANCFPELREGKKNI; via the coding sequence ATGTCAAGTATGCAAAGACAAGAATTGATATTAAAGAAAATGAAAGAGAGAGGCATAGAGGTGGGAAGTGGAATTCCTAATAAAAAATACTATAGCAAAGAGGTTTATGAATTAATTCATATTGCGAATTGCTTTCCAGAATTAAGAGAGGGGAAAAAAAATATTTAG
- a CDS encoding DoxX family protein, with protein MKNSFLKNKRIKSFLDFFSRVSISAIFISAIPGKINNFERTVEYISTKGIPEPISSILLVGAIICLILGSGFFIFGEKQKIGSVFLLLFLIPTTIIFHVFPFHQRAVFINLGLIGGLIISAIREPK; from the coding sequence ATGAAAAATTCTTTTTTGAAAAATAAAAGGATCAAATCTTTTTTAGATTTTTTTTCAAGAGTATCAATTTCAGCAATATTTATCTCAGCCATACCCGGCAAAATAAATAATTTTGAAAGAACAGTTGAATATATTTCTACAAAAGGCATTCCTGAACCAATTTCATCTATTCTTCTAGTGGGAGCCATTATATGTCTTATCTTGGGTTCTGGATTTTTTATATTTGGTGAAAAACAAAAAATCGGTTCAGTCTTTTTATTACTATTTCTTATTCCAACAACAATAATTTTTCATGTATTTCCTTTCCATCAAAGAGCAGTATTTATTAATCTCGGATTGATAGGTGGATTAATTATTTCTGCAATAAGGGAACCAAAATAA
- a CDS encoding fatty acid desaturase encodes MSNIKFSGLKGKALVIEDKDIPSIKEFHDVIPDHFFKCNTKTSLKYLLQSALIQSLVVAIGLSIPFTPKMIPIWIIYALLSGTTAMGFWVIAHECGHGAFSKNKTLESITGYLLHSLLLVPYFSWQRSHAVHHRFTNNITNGETHVPLVIKGNGVTEKVGGEKELHFSNSLGKKNYGILQLVLHLIFGWPAYLLTGSTGGVKYGTSNHFWPTKPFSKALWPSIWAKKVWISDIGVGLTSVGIVYLVFNYGFFPVIALYFGPLLVVNCWLVVYTWLHHTDSDVPHLSNTEFSFMRGAFLSIDRPYGRVLNFLHHNIGSSHVVHHVCPTIPHYHAKKATVLIKKSFKKAYLFNPDPIHKALWNIACNCVAVKSDFKRGRYIWQSSYKMVD; translated from the coding sequence TTGAGTAATATAAAATTTTCAGGTCTTAAAGGCAAAGCGCTTGTAATAGAGGATAAAGATATTCCAAGCATAAAAGAATTTCATGATGTTATCCCAGATCACTTTTTTAAGTGTAATACCAAAACTTCTTTGAAGTATCTTTTACAATCAGCTTTAATTCAATCATTAGTAGTTGCGATAGGGTTATCTATTCCATTTACCCCAAAAATGATCCCAATTTGGATTATTTACGCATTACTATCAGGTACCACTGCAATGGGATTCTGGGTAATTGCCCATGAATGTGGGCATGGAGCATTCTCTAAAAATAAGACATTGGAATCTATAACTGGTTATTTACTACATTCATTACTTCTAGTGCCTTATTTTTCTTGGCAACGTTCTCATGCAGTTCATCATCGATTCACAAATAACATAACCAATGGAGAAACTCACGTCCCTTTAGTGATTAAAGGGAATGGAGTTACAGAAAAAGTTGGCGGAGAAAAAGAATTACATTTTTCAAATTCCTTAGGTAAGAAAAATTATGGAATTCTTCAACTTGTTTTACATCTAATATTTGGCTGGCCTGCTTATTTACTTACGGGAAGTACAGGAGGAGTTAAATATGGTACTTCAAATCATTTTTGGCCAACAAAACCATTTTCTAAAGCATTATGGCCATCAATATGGGCCAAAAAAGTTTGGATATCAGATATTGGCGTAGGTTTGACATCAGTGGGTATTGTTTATTTAGTTTTCAACTATGGATTTTTTCCAGTAATTGCTCTGTATTTTGGCCCTTTATTAGTAGTTAATTGTTGGCTAGTCGTTTATACATGGCTTCATCATACAGATTCAGATGTACCTCATCTTTCAAATACGGAATTTTCCTTTATGAGAGGCGCATTTCTATCTATTGACAGGCCTTACGGTAGAGTCCTTAATTTTCTTCACCACAATATAGGTTCTAGCCATGTAGTTCATCATGTATGTCCAACGATCCCTCATTATCATGCAAAAAAGGCAACTGTCTTAATTAAAAAATCCTTTAAAAAAGCATATCTTTTTAATCCTGATCCAATACACAAGGCACTATGGAATATTGCTTGCAATTGCGTTGCTGTTAAGTCAGACTTCAAGAGAGGAAGATATATATGGCAATCTTCTTACAAAATGGTGGATTAA
- a CDS encoding high light inducible protein — protein sequence MTPEAERFNGWAAMLGFVAAVGAYVTTGQIIPGWF from the coding sequence ATGACTCCTGAAGCAGAAAGATTTAACGGTTGGGCAGCAATGCTCGGTTTCGTTGCAGCTGTTGGCGCATATGTAACAACTGGCCAAATTATTCCTGGTTGGTTCTAA
- a CDS encoding DUF1543 domain-containing protein, producing MEKLENNFLFLVVLGGRARKANIELHDVRWVVGSKIEDTFPTLRNDWFGSPNGLHIDSYKKIEYIDGYKINLINFEKDKKEKKQLVKKRKAHKFLWFVNIGGYSPTSMQEKHEFGLVIASTKLEAKKIAKSKWLIGCEKKHKDDIASLEMLISFDDCELIRKISNWEIELTEDNNFIEENNYPDWYGYQKIDAI from the coding sequence GTGGAAAAATTAGAAAATAATTTCCTTTTTTTGGTTGTTCTAGGCGGTAGAGCAAGAAAAGCTAATATTGAGCTACATGATGTTAGATGGGTTGTTGGATCTAAAATTGAGGATACATTTCCTACTTTGAGAAATGATTGGTTTGGATCTCCAAATGGATTGCATATTGATAGCTATAAAAAAATAGAATATATAGATGGCTATAAGATTAATTTAATTAATTTTGAAAAGGATAAAAAAGAAAAAAAGCAATTGGTTAAAAAAAGGAAGGCCCATAAATTTTTATGGTTTGTCAATATTGGAGGCTATAGTCCAACTTCTATGCAAGAAAAACATGAGTTTGGTTTAGTTATCGCTTCAACTAAATTAGAGGCAAAAAAAATTGCTAAATCTAAATGGCTTATTGGCTGCGAAAAAAAGCATAAAGATGATATTGCTTCTCTAGAAATGTTAATTAGTTTTGATGATTGTGAACTAATAAGAAAGATAAGTAATTGGGAAATTGAATTAACCGAGGATAATAATTTTATTGAAGAAAATAATTATCCTGATTGGTATGGTTATCAAAAAATAGATGCGATATAA
- a CDS encoding DUF3804 family protein has product MNDKEKIISLLNEFANPKKMASFFVDNATPDFLFIRPSGNPIDAKGFELMITGDIVQEKAEITKIHRFEFLSENIVMCIFTLGSKFTYKGTPNDDLPTVTSIFKKVNNVWKIHWMQRSTGNSDLSLWD; this is encoded by the coding sequence ATGAATGATAAAGAAAAAATAATTTCATTATTAAATGAGTTTGCTAATCCAAAAAAAATGGCCTCATTTTTTGTTGACAATGCAACTCCAGATTTTCTATTCATAAGACCGAGTGGTAATCCTATAGATGCAAAAGGGTTCGAACTAATGATTACTGGGGATATAGTTCAAGAAAAGGCAGAAATAACCAAAATTCATCGATTCGAATTTTTAAGCGAAAATATAGTAATGTGCATTTTTACACTAGGTTCAAAATTTACTTATAAAGGAACACCTAATGATGACTTACCAACAGTTACGTCAATTTTTAAAAAAGTAAATAATGTTTGGAAAATTCACTGGATGCAAAGATCTACAGGAAATTCGGATTTATCTTTATGGGATTAG
- a CDS encoding high light inducible protein has translation MTKSGVTTESGGRQNMFPSETRPYIDETVSYDGYPQNAEKVNGRWAMVGFVALLGAYVTTGQIIPGIF, from the coding sequence ATGACGAAATCAGGAGTTACAACAGAATCAGGTGGAAGACAGAATATGTTCCCATCAGAAACTAGACCTTATATTGATGAAACTGTATCCTACGATGGGTATCCTCAGAATGCAGAAAAAGTAAATGGTAGATGGGCTATGGTTGGTTTCGTTGCACTATTGGGTGCTTATGTAACAACAGGACAGATTATTCCAGGAATTTTTTAA
- a CDS encoding DUF938 domain-containing protein, which translates to MDNRLYFSATQRNRDCIGDVLSRIIKKGAILEIGSGSGEHGVVFQKRFPGIIWQTSDPELVHRKSISSWIESEDLTKKMPQPLEIDVEKTPWKISLRLAHSLQGIVSINMIHVAQWSCTVALLRESGKLLNKGQFLMLYGPFKICNKHTSESNYFFDNALKMQNDLWGIKNLEEVCDESKKNGFSQEDIIRMPANNFSIIYRKVSL; encoded by the coding sequence TTGGATAATAGACTTTATTTTTCGGCGACTCAAAGAAATAGAGACTGCATTGGTGATGTATTATCCAGAATTATAAAAAAGGGTGCAATATTGGAAATTGGGAGTGGCAGCGGTGAACATGGAGTAGTTTTTCAAAAACGCTTTCCTGGAATAATTTGGCAAACAAGTGATCCAGAGTTAGTACATAGAAAAAGTATAAGTTCTTGGATTGAGTCTGAAGACTTAACTAAGAAAATGCCCCAGCCTCTTGAGATTGATGTAGAAAAAACTCCTTGGAAAATTTCATTGAGATTAGCTCATTCTTTGCAAGGAATAGTCTCTATAAATATGATTCATGTAGCACAGTGGTCTTGTACTGTAGCACTCTTAAGAGAATCAGGGAAATTACTCAATAAGGGACAATTTTTGATGTTGTATGGGCCATTTAAAATTTGTAATAAGCATACAAGTGAAAGTAATTATTTTTTCGATAATGCATTGAAAATGCAAAATGATCTTTGGGGTATTAAAAATCTTGAGGAAGTTTGTGATGAGAGTAAGAAAAATGGTTTTTCTCAAGAAGATATTATTAGGATGCCCGCGAATAATTTTTCAATAATTTACAGAAAAGTTTCTTTATAA
- a CDS encoding high light inducible protein — protein sequence MTPEAERFNGWAAMLGFVAAVGAYVTTGQIIPGWF from the coding sequence ATGACTCCAGAAGCAGAACGTTTTAACGGTTGGGCAGCAATGTTAGGTTTTGTTGCAGCAGTCGGTGCCTATGTAACAACAGGCCAGATCATACCAGGATGGTTCTAA
- a CDS encoding GTP-binding protein, protein MSQVWLISGSPGCGKTNWILNTFKNHSGNCGYIRLGGYSEINLEQAINSKIDFALLKDQIPNLLDLSISNLISEKDKENILIIIEFPQFFIPKSQGINGVDLRIINELEKYNLQPNRYLHFGRDPELSIKDTLDFRAIESISLDLKKHIWDPASLNTFWFELVNGAYGDVYRAKALMNLPDGRYIFFNWIVSQQGSQYQTLNQVAPLNGRPERCSEIVIQGKNLNFESIKSTIHNCLLNDALLDHHQTSLRNSQLQTSSR, encoded by the coding sequence ATGAGTCAAGTTTGGTTAATATCAGGGTCGCCGGGATGCGGTAAGACAAATTGGATACTAAATACTTTTAAGAATCATTCTGGAAATTGTGGTTATATACGTCTTGGAGGCTATTCAGAAATTAATTTAGAGCAAGCTATAAATTCAAAAATTGATTTTGCTTTATTGAAAGATCAAATTCCTAACTTATTAGACTTATCTATTTCAAACTTAATATCAGAGAAAGATAAAGAAAACATTTTAATTATTATTGAATTTCCACAATTTTTTATACCTAAATCTCAAGGTATTAATGGAGTTGATCTGAGAATTATTAATGAACTTGAAAAATATAATCTCCAGCCAAATAGATATCTTCATTTTGGTAGAGATCCAGAATTATCAATTAAAGATACTTTAGATTTTAGAGCAATTGAATCAATAAGCCTTGATCTTAAAAAGCATATTTGGGATCCTGCAAGCTTGAATACTTTTTGGTTTGAATTAGTTAATGGTGCTTATGGGGATGTATATAGAGCAAAAGCATTAATGAACTTGCCTGATGGGCGTTACATATTCTTTAACTGGATAGTCAGTCAGCAAGGATCTCAATATCAAACATTAAACCAAGTTGCTCCTCTTAATGGAAGACCAGAAAGATGTTCTGAAATTGTTATACAAGGGAAAAATTTAAACTTCGAGTCAATAAAATCAACGATTCATAATTGTCTTCTTAATGATGCTCTACTAGATCATCATCAAACTTCACTTAGAAATTCACAACTACAAACTTCTAGCCGTTAA
- a CDS encoding high light inducible protein, which yields MKNNQSKIVEKEKIVAEKLNGRFAMLGFIALVGAYLTTGQIIPGFI from the coding sequence ATGAAAAATAACCAATCAAAAATAGTTGAAAAAGAAAAAATCGTTGCTGAAAAGCTTAATGGAAGATTTGCAATGTTAGGTTTTATTGCTCTTGTTGGAGCATATTTAACAACAGGTCAAATAATTCCTGGTTTTATTTAA
- a CDS encoding carbon storage regulator CsrA, producing the protein MFKNFFFTSFLILSSLITIYPSKKENTNFLDYCYSLEKIISRNTVEKNKNLSKNFRPLAKDIALFGNKKTKGTFANKIIDQYKNSKKLFIINFVPNKIYCLAGYWIEEVSPGKFESIFYEKTKQKINEYKNTKKEVDEFIKGINLEYKSIKKEINDFF; encoded by the coding sequence ATGTTTAAAAATTTTTTTTTCACTTCTTTTTTAATTTTAAGTTCCCTCATAACTATATATCCTTCAAAAAAAGAAAATACTAATTTTTTGGATTATTGTTATTCTTTAGAAAAAATAATTTCTAGAAATACAGTAGAAAAAAATAAAAATCTATCTAAGAATTTTAGGCCTTTAGCAAAAGATATTGCTCTATTTGGGAATAAAAAAACTAAAGGCACTTTCGCTAATAAGATAATTGATCAATATAAAAATTCCAAAAAATTATTTATTATTAATTTTGTTCCAAACAAAATTTATTGTTTAGCAGGATATTGGATAGAGGAAGTAAGTCCAGGAAAATTTGAATCAATTTTCTATGAGAAAACCAAACAAAAAATAAATGAATATAAGAATACTAAAAAAGAAGTAGATGAATTTATAAAAGGAATTAATTTAGAATATAAATCTATAAAAAAAGAAATTAATGATTTTTTTTAG
- a CDS encoding LptF/LptG family permease, with translation MKLTNQSLIKKTIHKVITPWYSIPLIDRWLLGQIIPPMIFAISAFTVISLSVGVMFDLIRKIVEFGLPLFLALKVLFFSLPSFLVLSFPMAVLLSTLLAYGKLSSNSEILALKSLGIKTSRIISPAIALSIFMSGLTFYFNDNLVPASNKLAEVTLRAGIGSSFSNETGKDNIMFSRYGSRIDPSTNKPTKHNNFLTHIFYASGFYNNIMEGVTVLDFSRKDIQQILKAESATFDKKNSSWTFLNGSMVSIDRNGQTGNIQFQRYVYPFIEGPLELAQVPKDANEMTLKQAFRAEKIYKKTGNLKELRRIKVRIQEKFTLPFACLVFGLIGSSLGSKSNLRSSKSQGFGLSVILILIYYVMSFIFSSFGVKGILPPIFAAWLPVIISLTGGIYLLKKSSSI, from the coding sequence TTGAAACTTACAAATCAATCACTTATAAAAAAAACTATCCATAAAGTAATTACACCATGGTATTCAATACCCTTAATAGATAGATGGTTATTAGGTCAAATTATACCCCCTATGATATTTGCAATTTCTGCTTTTACTGTTATTTCATTATCTGTTGGGGTAATGTTCGATCTCATAAGAAAAATTGTTGAATTTGGTTTACCTCTATTTTTAGCTTTAAAAGTTCTTTTTTTTAGTTTGCCTAGCTTTTTAGTTTTATCATTCCCAATGGCAGTTTTACTTTCTACATTGTTAGCCTATGGGAAATTATCAAGCAATTCAGAAATATTAGCTTTGAAATCATTAGGGATAAAAACTTCAAGAATTATTTCTCCAGCTATTGCTCTTTCAATATTTATGTCAGGCTTAACATTCTATTTCAATGATAATTTAGTCCCGGCGAGTAACAAGTTAGCAGAGGTAACTCTAAGAGCAGGAATTGGCAGCTCATTTAGTAATGAAACAGGAAAAGATAACATTATGTTTTCTAGATATGGCTCTAGAATTGATCCTTCAACTAATAAACCAACAAAACATAATAACTTCCTAACTCATATATTTTATGCATCAGGGTTTTATAATAATATTATGGAGGGTGTTACTGTTTTAGATTTCTCGAGAAAAGATATACAACAAATTTTAAAAGCGGAAAGTGCAACATTTGATAAAAAAAATTCTTCTTGGACTTTTTTAAATGGAAGTATGGTATCTATCGATCGAAATGGTCAAACTGGCAATATTCAATTTCAAAGATATGTATACCCATTCATAGAAGGTCCCTTGGAATTAGCACAAGTACCTAAAGATGCTAATGAAATGACTTTAAAGCAGGCTTTTAGAGCAGAAAAGATTTATAAAAAAACTGGAAACTTAAAGGAGTTAAGAAGAATTAAAGTCCGCATTCAAGAAAAATTTACTCTACCTTTTGCATGCTTGGTCTTTGGTTTAATAGGCAGCAGTTTGGGATCTAAATCTAATTTAAGATCTTCAAAAAGTCAGGGATTTGGATTGAGCGTGATCCTTATATTAATCTATTATGTAATGTCGTTTATATTTAGTTCATTTGGAGTCAAAGGTATTTTGCCACCTATTTTTGCTGCATGGTTACCTGTCATAATTTCTCTAACCGGTGGAATTTATTTATTGAAAAAATCAAGTTCTATTTAA
- a CDS encoding high light inducible protein produces MTNTKTVEKEKVIAEKLNGRFAMMGFIALVGAYLTTGQIIPGFV; encoded by the coding sequence ATGACAAACACAAAAACAGTTGAGAAGGAAAAGGTTATAGCTGAGAAGCTTAACGGCAGATTTGCAATGATGGGCTTTATTGCTCTTGTTGGTGCTTATCTAACAACAGGTCAAATTATTCCTGGCTTTGTTTAA
- a CDS encoding cupin domain-containing protein, which produces MIKNLFIALAFALMLINPSISIAAESPVDVQEIFTSSENIDGDNFKYPKGKAEMRLIRVEVENGATIPMHSHPVPLLGHIESGELTLAEKTGISKTFKEGDSFVLSANTPAHTMANSGNSSAVMWVAVASAEGVPTLNPEE; this is translated from the coding sequence ATGATCAAGAATTTATTCATTGCATTAGCTTTTGCATTAATGCTTATCAATCCAAGCATTTCTATAGCGGCAGAATCTCCTGTTGATGTACAAGAGATCTTTACCTCTTCAGAAAACATTGATGGAGATAATTTTAAGTATCCAAAAGGAAAAGCTGAAATGCGTTTGATAAGAGTAGAAGTTGAAAATGGAGCAACTATACCAATGCACTCTCATCCTGTACCTTTACTGGGTCATATTGAAAGTGGTGAATTAACTCTTGCGGAAAAGACAGGTATTAGTAAAACCTTTAAGGAGGGGGATTCATTTGTTCTCTCAGCAAATACTCCTGCTCATACAATGGCTAATAGTGGTAATTCTTCAGCAGTTATGTGGGTTGCTGTAGCTTCAGCAGAAGGTGTGCCTACTTTAAATCCTGAAGAATAA
- a CDS encoding metallophosphoesterase family protein, protein MNQAVISCLHANLPAVEAVLKDIELQGITNITCLGDLVGYGPQPNEVIELIRDKKIPTCQGCWDEDVVDGLDACDCSYPSQLAEKRGHFAHQWTTDKLTKENKDYLANLPYSIRKDKCLFVHGSPNSQHEYLLPDMDAFAALERVENARAEILFCGHTHQPYIRELADGSIAVKIKKGAPKDIQEKEIQLPMRRIVNAGSVGEPRHGGTKATYVVHNEVTNEVKIREVEYDLELTCKAIIDAGLPPIFAWRLKNGFEFAEQAEDASHVCER, encoded by the coding sequence ATGAATCAAGCTGTCATCTCATGTTTACATGCAAATTTACCTGCAGTAGAGGCTGTCTTAAAAGATATTGAACTCCAAGGAATTACAAATATTACCTGTCTTGGAGATCTAGTGGGTTATGGTCCTCAACCTAATGAGGTTATTGAGTTAATAAGAGATAAAAAAATTCCTACTTGTCAGGGATGTTGGGACGAAGACGTTGTTGATGGATTAGATGCTTGCGATTGTAGTTATCCTTCTCAGCTTGCTGAAAAAAGAGGTCATTTTGCTCATCAATGGACTACTGATAAATTAACTAAAGAAAATAAGGATTATCTAGCTAATCTACCCTACTCAATACGTAAAGATAAATGTCTTTTTGTTCATGGTAGTCCTAATAGTCAACATGAATATCTTCTACCCGATATGGATGCATTTGCCGCTCTTGAGAGAGTTGAAAATGCCAGAGCAGAGATTCTATTTTGTGGTCATACTCATCAACCTTATATTCGCGAATTAGCAGATGGTTCAATTGCTGTAAAAATCAAAAAGGGTGCCCCCAAAGATATTCAAGAAAAAGAAATTCAATTGCCGATGCGAAGAATAGTAAATGCAGGTTCAGTAGGAGAGCCAAGGCATGGAGGAACTAAAGCTACTTATGTTGTTCATAACGAAGTTACAAATGAAGTAAAAATTAGAGAAGTGGAATATGATCTTGAACTTACGTGTAAAGCAATAATAGATGCCGGTCTTCCTCCGATTTTTGCATGGCGTTTAAAAAATGGATTCGAATTTGCAGAACAAGCTGAAGATGCATCTCATGTTTGTGAAAGATGA